One Schistosoma mansoni, WGS project CABG00000000 data, chromosome 1 unplaced supercontig 0010, strain Puerto Rico, whole genome shotgun sequence DNA window includes the following coding sequences:
- a CDS encoding transcription factor, putative, whose product MNGFTIDAILGNQIVQQNNLTINNTKMIGDNHSEQINTLYKTSMISNNIKVNSISTDRITFESIRTILPEYTFNERLNYSELSEQDKHNNTDQFVNSNNSMIQNDDNIVYSPKNYKNRSPRIPFSRDQIFGLERKFQNSKYLSGWEVKQLAKNLSLTETRVKIWFQNRRARERRDSIEFNSHNAIKTLKTDNDYFKQSYHEPDEYIMQNSYNLSSIATDNQSDHQYKHNNSLSNSCISSLPFTAFHSNLEKSNFIFNFISDIKQPLNRTNNELLIPVLIKNDLANIDKQNELLTDIPDITANKYFSVHSMTSNSPSDGGAGGILTAPI is encoded by the exons atgaacGGATTTACTATTGATGCTATTTTAGGGAATCAAATTGTACAACAAAATAATCTAACTATAAACAATACAAAGATGATCGGTGATAATCATTCTGAACAAATTAATACCTTGTATAAAACTTCGATGATCAGTAATAATATCAAAGTTAATAGTATATCAA CTGACAGAATAACATTTGAATCAATTCGAACAATTTTACCCGAATATACATTCAATGAACGTCTAAATTATAGTGAGCTATCAGAACAAGACAAACATAACAATACTGATCAATTTGTAAATTCTAATAATTCTATGATCcaaaatgatgataatattgtATATAGtccaaaaaattataaaaatcgtAGTCCACGTATACCATTTTCACGTGATCAAATATTTGGATTAGAACGAAAGTTCcaaaattcaaaatatttaagtGGATGGGAAGTGAAACAATTGGCGAAAAATTTAAGTCTTACAGAAACACGC GTTAAAATATGGTTTCAAAATCGTCGAGCCAGAGAACGTCGCGATTCTATTGAATTTAATTCACACAATGCTATAAAAACTTTGAAAACAgataatgattattttaaacaatcttATCATGAACCTGATGAATATATAATGCAAAACAGTTATAATTTAAGTTCGATAGCAACTGATAACCAAAGTGATCATCAGTATAAACATAACAATTCACTTTCAAATTCTTGTATATCATCTTTACCATTTACTGcatttcattcaaatttagAAAAATCAAACTtcattttcaattttatttcggATATTAAACAGCCATTAAATCGGACTAATAATGAGTTATTAATCCCAGTATTGATCAAGAATGATCTTGCGAATatagataaacaaaatgaactaTTAACTGATATACCTGACATAACTGCTAATAAA TACTTTTCTGTTCACTCTATGACTTCAAATAGCCCTTCGGATGGTGGGGCTGGTGGTATACTGACAGCGCCAATTTGA